The Bdellovibrionales bacterium sequence CTTTGTCGCCCTGACCTTCGCCCACGATCAACATCGGCGATACAGTTACGCTAACAGGCTTAAAGTCACCCGTGTATTGGACGACGGTTTCAACGAGATTTTCATACCCGCCCGCTGTTGTAGGCTCATACGAAGAGGAAACCGTACCTTGTTCGTTTTCTGCAGCGTAGCTTACGCCCAACTGAACCTTGTGATTGGCATTGCCAACCTTAGGTGTGTAATAGGTCACCTTGGTGTAGGATTCCGTGTTGCTGAAGAAAGTAGGCTTGAACTCGGCCAAAGTGTTCGCGTCCGTGAAGTTCGTGTAGTTACCAGCGATTTGGCCTTCACCAACCGTCGGAGCCATCACGAACAGATCGCTTGCGCCACGTTCGTCACCCATCAAGACCTTACCAAAAGCTCCTGACATCCAGACATAAGCATATTGAGCGGCAACGCCATATTGGTCTGTACCAACGCGGGCTTGGCCGTTGTCAAGGTTAATCAAAGCGCCGTAGTCGATGCCACCGGCGGCTTTGCCTGTCGCTGCGATCGTAAGGTCATATTCGGACTGGAAGTCGCCGTTGCGACGAACTGTTTCACCCGTGGCCATAACCTTGTCAGATTCATGGAACAGAGCGGCGCGGAAATCAACGCTACCGCCAAGTGTAACTTGGATTGGTGATTCCGCGGCTTGAGCAGCGCCAGCGAAAGCGACGAGAGCCGTAGAGGCCAGAAGAATTTTACGCATGTGGTATCCCCCTCATGGATGGACTTAGTGTTAAGAAAACTGACTGTGAGGGCGGATCGCCCCGTCAGAAGTGAATTTGAACCAACGCCCTTGCACAGACAAGCAGGAAATACCTTTTTTGCCGACTCACCACAAACCTGTGGCACAAAGGCAACAAACGCGTTAACCATCGATTCCCTTGCAACGCCTTGTTTTTTCGCGCATAACGATAGAAAATAGCCTTCGCAATTCCTTAACTTTTGATCGGGAGCGACCCCCATGTCTTATCGCCCTTTTTCTTTTTGTAGCCCCAGCTTGTTCAAAAAGGCCGCTTTTCTAGGGCTTTTCTTGGTTTTTCTTGTTGGATGCTCAGAGACAGGCCTTCAAACCGACG is a genomic window containing:
- a CDS encoding porin, with the protein product MRKILLASTALVAFAGAAQAAESPIQVTLGGSVDFRAALFHESDKVMATGETVRRNGDFQSEYDLTIAATGKAAGGIDYGALINLDNGQARVGTDQYGVAAQYAYVWMSGAFGKVLMGDERGASDLFVMAPTVGEGQIAGNYTNFTDANTLAEFKPTFFSNTESYTKVTYYTPKVGNANHKVQLGVSYAAENEQGTVSSSYEPTTAGGYENLVETVVQYTGDFKPVSVTVSPMLIVGEGQGDKASLTVRDFTAWGVGADAKYAAFTLGGSYVDAGHMTTTMGQEENQDVWTIGLKYTGFDKVELAANYMDGEGYFNVLDGADSVYVDSFSAVGLGATYTWFPGLTTAADAVFFDQSRKDATSDNVGQVLMLTQKMSF